The segment ATTTCTGCGGCACTCAAAGTTTAAGAAGCTTAGTTTCTGTTCAGAAAAAGTTTATCTGTTTCTTAACGGATAATCTTTGTAGGTTCGTCGATGGATCTCTCCGGCATGAACAGTAAACAAAACAATAAAGTTTGTGTTTTGTTTAGAGCATGTATTGACATTTGTTTGCAAGACGTTAATTTTCCCGTCGGTCTCGGCGTCGAATCCTGGTAGATACCTAAAAGGAGTGTGTTACATGTCCTTTTGTCTTTATAAAGTCTACGGTTCAAATCCCAGTGATTAGTTGGTAATCTACTTTTTTAGGTTCGCCTAACAAGGCGCAAATTCTTATTAGTAACAAGTTGAATAATAATTTGGCGGGCAGCATGGGATGTGCGAGTTCCAAGGAGGGAATTAAGCGTGCAGAAGGAGAATTTAATCAGCCTCTTGCCCGAAGTATGTCGATGCCAGTACATCACCCAGCGGAGAAAAAAGGAGACAGTTATCACGTAGTGGCCCTAACCTCAAGCACATATGGAATTCTCAAGATGGATCCCGTGAAAGACATCAACGTCATGGATGACGATGAGAAATCTAAGCGCAGGGATTTGCAGTTCCGGCATGGTTATTACAGCTTTAGGAAGAGTTTAGACCGGTCTTCAGAAATGGCCGTAAAGAAATGGTCTGAGGTGAACAATCTGATAAGCAATTATAAGCTCTTCAGATCGGCAAATCACAGCAGAACCCCTTCGCTTGAAGGAGGAGCGTCGCCTGAGACGATCAATACATGGGAGCTCATGGAAGGGCTGGAGGATGACTGCGGAAGCAGCCCTTTTCCTTTGCCCAACGGCCATGTCACTAGGAAATCTATGGATCGAACTCCCGACCGCAACGGCCATGTCACCAGGAAATCTATGGATCGAACCCTCGACCGCTCGTTTTCTTTGAATTCTGTGAAGGACGTCGAGCAGCTTGCGAAGGACGAGCCCAAGGGCTCCATTTGGCATAGGGTTACTCCCGGCGTGAAGGTCGCCGATGAGAATTTTAAAGCTTGCAAGTCGAACAAAATCAATGAAACAGTAAACGAGGGTTTGATGGGTTCGCCCGGGGATTCGATTGTGAAACCCCTGTGGTTGCAGCAGGCGGGGGATGAATTTCATGAACTGTGCCCTAATCTATTTGACGCAGATCTGATTTCGTCTTTCAAGAAAGCTTTGGATGATATTCCCCCTAGTGATTCGATGGAGCCCATGTGCCGATCACCGTCGCCGCTTAGCCCTAAAGTGGAGGATGAAAAAGGGACCTTTGGCAGGGTTTCCAGGCTACGTTCCGGCAGTTTTCAGGCCAGGTTGAACAGCTTCCAGCAGCGAATAGACGAAGGCAAGCCCCCCCTAACCCCCAAGACTCCAAAAAAATCTCCTGCGGCCAAAACCTCCAAGCAGAAGGCAGCGCCTCCGGGAGGCGAGGACAAGGTGGTTTTGTATTTCACTAGTCTGAGAGGAATCCGAAAAACTTTCGAGGATTGCTGCACGGTGAAGATGATTCTGAAAGGTTTTAGGGTTTGGGTGGACGAGAGAGACATTTCAATGCATTCGGCCTTTCGGCAGGAACTGCAGGATATATTGGAGAAACCAACAACCGTTCCCAGGCTGTTTATCAGGGGGAAATATATTGGTGGGGTAGAGGAAATTCAGCAGCTGCATGAAGTGGGTGAATTGGCTAAATATTTGGAGGGCGTTCCTGTCAATACTTCTTCTGAGCTCTGTGATGGGTGTGGCGATGCGAGGTTTGTTATGTGCCCTGATTGCGTGGGCAGCCGCAAGATTTTCAGAGAAGAGGGAAATTTGATGCCGGGGAGGTGTTTGCAGTGTAATGAAAACGGTCTCATAAGGTGTCCTGTGTGCTGCTCTTGAGGAAAAGGCTTTTGTtaaatcttcttttcttctttggtaGTGTAACTATATAAAAATCGCACTCGAGGGACTGGACCGGACCCACAACTCAAATTTCATGGGACTTGGACCTGAGAGCGCAAGTGGCAAGCAATATATCAGGTCCGCTGCTTCTGTTTTCTTCCCCTCTTTTTAAACATTTTCTTTTAATTTCTAGAGGAGAGGATTTGTATTGAAAACCATGTACCAGAAGTGTTCAAGTGCTTTTGAATACCTCCTCTCAAAAGTATTTAGGTTAGATGCTTTTAAGTACCTCCTTTCAAACGTATTTCGGTGAGGATGATTGTTTCTTTCGGTGTTAGGTTTATgactatatattttttaaagatggGGTCTGCTACATATTCTGTTTAAGATAAAATTAATAGCTCATTTTCAATGGAAAGGAGCGCTCTGCGTCTTTTGTGTCTTCTATTTTTTCGAGGACCATTCAAAAGGTCTGGTCAGAAATATTTCTGATTTGTTATAAGACTTTAAGAATTTATCTGTAAATACAGGTTTCCTCTGATTCATAATATATCAGAAAAATTTAGAGGAAAAGCTTGGTCTGATTCCATTGTAAATTTCATCCTTCCATTGTTTGTAATGAAAAGCATCTGTTTTATTGACTTAAAGACTGTAATGAAAAGCATCTATTTTATTGACTTAAAAGACTATGTCTTTTAGATGAGCATTCACAGATGCCACATTCTTTTATATGGATTGTGCAAGATGGATTATTAATACTTGTTTCGTTATCGCAAATTCTCTTGAATGCAGTCTGCTTTGTCTGATTGAATCTGTGTAGTGTTTACACATGTCCT is part of the Cryptomeria japonica chromosome 10, Sugi_1.0, whole genome shotgun sequence genome and harbors:
- the LOC131029305 gene encoding uncharacterized protein At5g39865, whose protein sequence is MGCASSKEGIKRAEGEFNQPLARSMSMPVHHPAEKKGDSYHVVALTSSTYGILKMDPVKDINVMDDDEKSKRRDLQFRHGYYSFRKSLDRSSEMAVKKWSEVNNLISNYKLFRSANHSRTPSLEGGASPETINTWELMEGLEDDCGSSPFPLPNGHVTRKSMDRTPDRNGHVTRKSMDRTLDRSFSLNSVKDVEQLAKDEPKGSIWHRVTPGVKVADENFKACKSNKINETVNEGLMGSPGDSIVKPLWLQQAGDEFHELCPNLFDADLISSFKKALDDIPPSDSMEPMCRSPSPLSPKVEDEKGTFGRVSRLRSGSFQARLNSFQQRIDEGKPPLTPKTPKKSPAAKTSKQKAAPPGGEDKVVLYFTSLRGIRKTFEDCCTVKMILKGFRVWVDERDISMHSAFRQELQDILEKPTTVPRLFIRGKYIGGVEEIQQLHEVGELAKYLEGVPVNTSSELCDGCGDARFVMCPDCVGSRKIFREEGNLMPGRCLQCNENGLIRCPVCCS